Proteins found in one Bacteroidales bacterium genomic segment:
- a CDS encoding NAD(P)-binding protein has protein sequence MSKVTVIGAGMVGATCANVLASREVASEVVLIDIKEGLSEGKMLDMYQA, from the coding sequence ATGTCTAAAGTAACAGTTATCGGCGCCGGAATGGTGGGCGCAACTTGTGCAAACGTATTGGCTTCTCGCGAAGTAGCAAGCGAAGTTGTATTAATCGATATCAAAGAGGGTCTTTCAGAGGGTAAAATGCTTGATATGTACCAAGCA